A single genomic interval of Xiphophorus couchianus chromosome 2, X_couchianus-1.0, whole genome shotgun sequence harbors:
- the LOC114151806 gene encoding pulmonary surfactant-associated protein D-like, with the protein MRICFLFCIFCLMFPMSQSEQMGPPGGNSDRGPPGPPGPPGPPGAPGPPGAPGAIAQSGPPGPAGPAGAPGAYGPPGLYGIPGRASVCERKLFKSFRRDVEGLMKITAKLDLAITFDLVRKVGQKYFVSNKERGSFQKAADFCQQRGLELALPQSEEENHMLLQLMGQDEKRAWININMRKAGGNFLSDMKNRPLTFTKWGESQPDESIQDSGCSMAAEDGTWRVTADCSLDADIICQL; encoded by the exons ATGAggatttgttttctcttctgtaTTTTCTGCCTGATGTTTCCCATGAGCCAAAGTGAGCAGATGGGTCCCCCTGGTGGTAATAGTGACAGAGGACCACCTGGACCACCTGGACCACCTGGACCACCTGGAGCACCAGGACCACCTGGAGCACCAG GGGCCATTGCACAAAGCGGACCACCTGGACCAGCTGGACCAGCTGGAGCACCTGGAGCATATGGACCACCTGGACTATATGGAATACCTGGACGCGCCTCCGTGTGTGAACGAA AGCTCTTTAAATCTTTCAGACGGGATGTCGAAGGACTGATGAAGATCACCGCTAAGCTGGACCTTG ctataacctttgaccttgtGCGGAAGGTGGGTCAGAAATACTTTGTGTCCAACAAGGAGAGAGGATCTTTCCAGAAGGCTGCAGATTTCTGCCAGCAACGAGGCTTGGAGCTGGCTCTGCCCCAGAGTGAGGAGGAGAACCACATGCTGCTTCAGCTGATGGGTCAAGATGAGAAAAGAGCCTGGATCAACATCAACATGAGAAAAGCAGGAGGGAACTTCCTGTCCGACATGAAaaatcgacctctgacctttacCAAATGGGGAGAAAGCCAGCCGGATGAAAGCATTCAGGACAGCGGCTGCAGCATGGCAGCTGAGGACGGCACCTGGAGAGTGACGGCAGACTGTTCTCTGGACGCTGACATCATCTGTCAGCTGTAG
- the LOC114135035 gene encoding interferon-induced transmembrane protein 1-like, giving the protein MHPVYANEVPPGQPGGPTGVQHTVVNVPTEPTKDYLVWSLCSFVYANFCCLGLGALIHSVRARDHKALGDQDGAQRHASSARIFNIVAVTLTSLAVFIYIVVFIAGIARSSR; this is encoded by the exons ATGCATCCTGTTTACGCCAACGAAGTGCCCCCTGGACAGCCTGGGGGTCCCACAGGAGTTCAGCACACCGTAGTGAACGTCCCCACTGAGCCCACAAAAGATTATCTGGTCTGGTCGCTGTGCAGCTTCGTCTACGCAAATTTTTGCTGTCTCGGATTGGGGGCTCTCATCCATTCTGTCAGG GCCAGAGACCACAAGGCGCTTGGGGATCAGGATGGAGCCCAACGTCACGCCTCCTCCGCTCGCATTTTCAACATTGTGGCCGTGACCCTGACGTCTTTAGCGGTCTTTATTTACATTGTGGTGTTCATTGCTGGGATTGCACGAAGTTCACGCTAG
- the LOC114133569 gene encoding pulmonary surfactant-associated protein D-like has product MRLPVLFGIVLLVTDVGYCQNPCVPPYCNRPPVPGPMGLPGLPGPDGKPGLPGPDGKPGLPGLDGKPGLAGLCGPVGPPGPPGPPGLSLLGPVGRPGLPGPPGSTGPMGPPGSVGPRGPTGKTGWNGPAGPPGAPGVPGVPGVSEMGPPGPAGPHGPPGKTGPAGSQGPPGEPGVSCSCPDIKAIEQPLTKLQLAITYSFVRKVGEKYFVSYKEREPFEKAVNFCSQRGLELALPQSEEENNALAEVFDDAYQTVWINVNKKKAQGDFTLDANDRPLTFAKWGDGQPDASVQDVGCTMVSRNGFWKVTKECFLNAYVVCQF; this is encoded by the exons ATGAGGCTCCCCGTCTTATTTGGCATCGTTTTGTTGGTGACAGATGTCGGCTATTGTCAGAATCCATGCGTTCCTCCGTATTGCAACAGACCTCCGGTACCAGGGCCGATGGGACTTCCAG GACTACCAGGACCTGATGGAAAACCTGGACTACCAGGACCTGATGGAAAACCTGGACTACCAGGACTTGATGGAAAACCTGGACTGGCAGGACTTTGTGGACCAGTAGGACCACCAGGACCACCAGGACCACCAGGATTATCTCTCCTAG GACCAGTGGGACGACCCGGCCTACCGGGGCCACCTGGATCAACGGGTCCAATGGGGCCACCAGGATCAGTTGGACCGCGAGGACCGACAGGAAAAACAGGATGGAACGGACCAGCAGGACCACCAGGAGCGCCTGGAGTGCCTGGGGTGCCTGGAGTGTCTGAAATGG GGCCACCGGGACCAGCTGGACCACATGGACCACCTGGGAAAACGGGCCCGGCTGGATCACAAGGACCACCCGGAGAGCCAG GTGTTAGCTGCAGTTGTCCTGACATCAAGGCCATAGAGCAGCCACTGACCAAGTTACAGCTGG CTATAACTTACAGCTTCGTCCGAAAGGTCGGCGAGAAATACTTTGTGTCCTACAAGGAGAGGGAACCTTTCGAGAAGGCAGTGAATTTCTGCTCCCAGCGAGGGTTGGAGTTGGCTCTACCTCAGAGCGAAGAGGAAAACAACGCACTGGCTGAAGTGTTCGACGACGCATACCAAACCGTCTGGATCAACGTCAACAAGAAGAAAGCACAGGGGGATTTCACTCTTGACGCCAATGaccgacctctgacctttgccAAATGGGGAGACGGGCAGCCAGATGCGTCCGTCCAGGATGTGGGCTGCACCATGGTGTCAAGGAACGGCTTCTGGAAAGTGACGAAGGAATGCTTCCTGAATGCTTACGTTGTCTGTCAGTTCTAA
- the LOC114150396 gene encoding collectin-43-like, whose translation MRICFLFCIFCLMFPMSQSEQMGPPGGNSDRGPPGPPGPPGAPGPPGAPGAIAQSGPPGPPGPAGPRGPAGPAGPTGRPGPVIVCGREVFDSFRRDVEGLMKITAKLDLAITFDLVRKVGQKYFVSNKERGSFQKAADFCQQRGLELALPQSEEENHMLLQLMGQDEKRAWININMRKSGGDFLSDMKNRPLTFTKWGESQPDESIQDSGCSMAAEDGTWRVTADCSLDADIICQL comes from the exons ATGAggatttgttttctcttctgtaTTTTCTGCCTGATGTTTCCCATGAGCCAAAGTGAGCAGATGGGTCCCCCTGGTGGTAATAGTGACAGAGGACCACCTGGACCACCTGGACCACCTGGAGCACCAGGACCACCTGGAGCACCAG GGGCCATTGCACAAAGCGGACCACCTGGACCACCTGGACCAGCTGGACCACGTGGACCAGCTGGACCAGCTGGACCAACTGGACGACCTGGACCTGTCATAGTGTGTGGACGAG AGGTCTTTGATTCTTTCAGACGGGATGTCGAAGGACTGATGAAGATCACCGCTAAGCTGGACCTTG ctataacctttgaccttgtGCGGAAGGTGGGTCAGAAATACTTTGTGTCCAACAAGGAGAGAGGATCTTTCCAGAAGGCTGCAGATTTCTGCCAGCAACGAGGCTTGGAGCTGGCTCTGCCCCAGAGTGAGGAGGAGAACCACATGCTGCTTCAGCTGATGGGTCAAGATGAGAAAAGAGCCTGGATCAACATCAACATGAGAAAGTCAGGAGGGGACTTCCTGTCCGACATGAAaaatcgacctctgacctttacCAAATGGGGAGAAAGCCAGCCGGATGAAAGCATTCAGGACAGCGGCTGCAGCATGGCAGCTGAGGACGGCACCTGGAGAGTGACGGCAGACTGTTCTCTGGACGCTGACATCATCTGTCAGCTGTAG
- the LOC114135020 gene encoding collectin-43-like isoform X1, with protein sequence MRFCFLFCVFCLIVPMSLSQQTGPPGEKGDRGLPGEPGLPGSKGEAGEIGFPGGPGEKGLPGSPGLPGLKGEFGNSGLPGSSGRQGSPGLDGPPGKPGPVIVCGRELFKSFTQDVEGLMKITAKLDLAITFDLVRKVGQKYFVSNKERGSFQKAADFCQQRGLELALPQSEEENHMLLQLMGQDEKRAWININMRKAGGNFLSDMKNRPLTFTKWGESQPDESIQDSGCSMAAEDGTWRVTADCSLDADIICQL encoded by the exons AtgaggttttgttttctcttctgtgttttctgtttaattgtTCCCATGAGCCTCAGTCAGCAGACGGGTCCCCCTGGTGAGAAAGGTGACAGAGGACTTCCTGGAGAACCTGGATTACCAG GAAGTAAGGGAGAAGCAGGAGAAATTGGATTTCCTGGAGGACCAGGAGAAAAGGGATTACCTGGATCACCGG GGCTTCCTGGACTTAAGGGAGAATTTGGAAATTCTGGACTTCCTGGATCTTCTGGACGACAAG ggTCTCCTGGATTAGATGGACCACCTGGAAAACCTGGACCCGTCATAGTGTGTGGACGAG AGCTCTTTAAATCTTTCACACAGGATGTTGAAGGACTGATGAAGATCACCGCTAAGCTGGACCTTG ctataacctttgaccttgtGCGGAAGGTGGGTCAGAAATACTTTGTGTCCAACAAGGAGAGAGGATCTTTCCAGAAGGCTGCAGATTTCTGCCAGCAACGAGGCTTGGAGCTGGCTCTGCCCCAGAGTGAGGAGGAGAACCACATGCTGCTTCAGCTGATGGGTCAAGATGAGAAAAGAGCCTGGATCAACATCAACATGAGAAAGGCAGGAGGGAACTTCCTGTCCGACATGAAaaatcgacctctgacctttacCAAATGGGGAGAAAGCCAGCCGGATGAAAGCATTCAGGACAGCGGCTGCAGCATGGCAGCTGAGGACGGCACCTGGAGAGTGACGGCAGACTGTTCTCTGGACGCTGACATCATCTGTCAGCTGTAG
- the LOC114133583 gene encoding interferon-induced transmembrane protein 5, producing the protein MDNHSYNFPSDCTPLTNCKSARKPAGSTVVNMGNPGKNPPRDYLLWSLCNTFYVNFCCLGFMALIYSIKARDQKTLGNLQLAQECSDKAKWYNILAAGWNLLIPLLAIVLIVLLLVHLGSSQGSFDFLGEDGFQNFLKLFSW; encoded by the exons ATGGATAATCATTCCTACAACTTTCCATCCGACTGCACCCCACTCACAAACTGCAAGTCGGCCCGCAAGCCGGCGGGTTCCACCGTGGTGAACATGGGCAACCCGGGGAAGAACCCTCCCCGGGACTACCTGCTCTGGTCGCTCTGCAACACCTTTTACGTCAACTTCTGCTGCTTGGGCTTCATGGCACTCATCTACTCCATCAAG GCCCGGGACCAGAAGACTCTCGGGAACCTGCAGCTGGCTCAGGAGTGCTCAGACAAGGCCAAATGGTACAACATCCTGGCCGCCGGCTGGAACCTGCTGATCCCTCTGCTGGCCATCGTCCTGATCGTCCTCCTGCTCGTCCACCTCGGCTCCTCTCAGGGCTCCTTCGATTTCCTGGGAGAGGACGGTTTCCAAAACTTCCTCAAGCTGTTCAGCTGGTAG
- the LOC114135020 gene encoding mannose-binding protein C-like isoform X2, which translates to MRFCFLFCVFCLIVPMSLSQQTGPPGEKGDRGLPGEPGLPGSPGLDGPPGKPGPVIVCGRELFKSFTQDVEGLMKITAKLDLAITFDLVRKVGQKYFVSNKERGSFQKAADFCQQRGLELALPQSEEENHMLLQLMGQDEKRAWININMRKAGGNFLSDMKNRPLTFTKWGESQPDESIQDSGCSMAAEDGTWRVTADCSLDADIICQL; encoded by the exons AtgaggttttgttttctcttctgtgttttctgtttaattgtTCCCATGAGCCTCAGTCAGCAGACGGGTCCCCCTGGTGAGAAAGGTGACAGAGGACTTCCTGGAGAACCTGGATTACCAG ggTCTCCTGGATTAGATGGACCACCTGGAAAACCTGGACCCGTCATAGTGTGTGGACGAG AGCTCTTTAAATCTTTCACACAGGATGTTGAAGGACTGATGAAGATCACCGCTAAGCTGGACCTTG ctataacctttgaccttgtGCGGAAGGTGGGTCAGAAATACTTTGTGTCCAACAAGGAGAGAGGATCTTTCCAGAAGGCTGCAGATTTCTGCCAGCAACGAGGCTTGGAGCTGGCTCTGCCCCAGAGTGAGGAGGAGAACCACATGCTGCTTCAGCTGATGGGTCAAGATGAGAAAAGAGCCTGGATCAACATCAACATGAGAAAGGCAGGAGGGAACTTCCTGTCCGACATGAAaaatcgacctctgacctttacCAAATGGGGAGAAAGCCAGCCGGATGAAAGCATTCAGGACAGCGGCTGCAGCATGGCAGCTGAGGACGGCACCTGGAGAGTGACGGCAGACTGTTCTCTGGACGCTGACATCATCTGTCAGCTGTAG
- the LOC114150409 gene encoding mannose-binding protein C-like: MKITAKLDRAITFDLVQKVGQKYFVSNKERGSFQKAADFCQQRGLELALPQSEEENHMLLQLMGQDEKRAWININMRKSGGNFLSDMKNRPLTFTKWGESQPDESIQDSGCSMAAEDGTWRVTADCSLDADIICQL; encoded by the exons ATGAAGATCACCGCTAAGCTGGACCGTG ctataacctttgaccttgtGCAGAAGGTGGGTCAGAAATACTTTGTGTCCAACAAGGAGAGAGGATCTTTCCAGAAGGCTGCAGATTTCTGCCAGCAACGAGGCTTGGAGCTGGCTCTGCCCCAGAGTGAGGAGGAGAACCACATGCTGCTTCAGCTGATGGGTCAAGATGAGAAAAGAGCCTGGATCAACATCAACATGAGAAAGTCAGGAGGGAACTTCCTGTCCGACATGAAaaatcgacctctgacctttacCAAATGGGGAGAAAGCCAGCCGGATGAAAGCATTCAGGACAGCGGCTGCAGCATGGCAGCTGAGGACGGCACCTGGAGAGTGACGGCAGACTGTTCTCTGGACGCTGACATCATCTGTCAGCTGTAG